In Polaromonas sp. JS666, one genomic interval encodes:
- a CDS encoding helix-turn-helix domain-containing protein, with protein MPNIANVLREEIIRLARKELRGESAALKKASAQYRSDIAGLKRQVRDLERQVVRLSKGMTTQRPSLPEEQTPVKARFGAKGFAAQRRRLGLSASELGFLLNCSGQSVYKWEQGKARPRASQMPAIAALRKLSKSQAVKVLEAR; from the coding sequence ATGCCAAATATAGCCAACGTCCTAAGAGAAGAGATCATTCGACTTGCACGCAAGGAATTGCGCGGTGAAAGCGCCGCGCTAAAAAAGGCCTCCGCGCAATATCGCTCGGATATTGCCGGATTGAAGCGGCAAGTTCGAGACCTCGAGCGACAGGTGGTTCGTCTGAGCAAAGGCATGACTACACAGCGACCTTCGCTGCCTGAAGAACAGACGCCCGTGAAGGCAAGGTTTGGCGCCAAGGGTTTTGCGGCGCAGCGGCGTCGCTTGGGATTATCCGCATCTGAACTGGGCTTTTTACTTAACTGTTCTGGCCAGTCGGTATACAAATGGGAGCAAGGCAAGGCCCGCCCCCGTGCGAGCCAAATGCCTGCAATCGCAGCGCTTCGAAAGCTGAGCAAATCTCAAGCGGTCAAAGTGCTTGAGGCTCGTTGA
- a CDS encoding GIY-YIG nuclease family protein encodes MTQTKSLFHSQRPLHQKRVDRPHPSELSQPSLPMGVWLPRRPRHPASDGFNRHAASNQPSYVYLFVHATENRFKIGKSKSPTDRLAQLPEAGQIDGTQSLRVALPDRQRAGQVESLLHKGLAGYRLQLSWMSASGMFKVQSQPWDGATEWFSLTGLRHAIELLRAVPGLHDAEGALLQTLDGQPYWLDRLDDHRSLQDQRRHEAGRYNLGRLEHVCDVLMQIKRHLDFCWTESSDQKASAGTLRIKGFKPWWTIEHLAPRLALTSHELWALKTGKLPSKPDGAMQAFTPLVKLIRYAGDEPKDLELVLNAMERIRKLPAGAVIARRWAAFREVITS; translated from the coding sequence ATGACCCAGACCAAATCCCTGTTTCATTCCCAGCGGCCACTGCATCAAAAGCGGGTTGACCGACCCCACCCGTCCGAGCTGTCCCAGCCGTCCCTGCCCATGGGCGTCTGGCTGCCCAGAAGGCCAAGACACCCGGCCAGTGACGGATTCAACCGTCACGCTGCTTCAAACCAGCCAAGCTACGTCTACCTGTTTGTTCACGCCACTGAGAACCGATTCAAGATTGGCAAAAGCAAATCGCCCACAGACCGTTTAGCCCAGCTGCCCGAAGCCGGTCAGATTGACGGGACGCAATCGCTGCGGGTGGCGCTGCCAGATCGCCAGCGTGCCGGCCAGGTCGAATCTCTGCTGCACAAGGGGCTGGCGGGCTATCGCCTGCAGCTGTCCTGGATGAGTGCTTCGGGCATGTTCAAGGTCCAGTCCCAGCCATGGGATGGGGCGACTGAATGGTTCAGCCTGACGGGGCTGCGTCATGCCATCGAATTGCTGCGCGCCGTGCCGGGATTGCATGACGCAGAAGGCGCGCTGCTGCAAACCCTGGACGGCCAGCCTTATTGGCTGGACCGCCTCGACGATCACCGGTCCCTGCAGGATCAGCGCAGGCACGAAGCGGGGCGCTACAACCTGGGCCGCTTGGAGCATGTCTGCGATGTGCTCATGCAGATCAAGCGCCACCTCGACTTCTGCTGGACCGAAAGCAGTGACCAGAAGGCGAGCGCCGGCACCCTGCGCATCAAGGGTTTCAAGCCGTGGTGGACGATTGAGCATCTGGCTCCCCGCCTGGCGCTCACCAGCCATGAGCTGTGGGCCCTGAAGACCGGCAAGCTCCCCAGCAAGCCGGACGGTGCAATGCAAGCGTTCACGCCGCTGGTCAAACTCATCCGCTATGCGGGTGATGAACCCAAGGATCTGGAGCTGGTGCTCAACGCCATGGAGCGGATCAGGAAGCTGCCGGCGGGCGCGGTGATCGCCAGGCGCTGGGCCGCGTTTCGGGAGGTCATCACATCATGA
- a CDS encoding ABC transporter permease, which produces MQRYLLSRVLYALPIMLGVAFVCFALVHLAPGDPLMSILPPDASAELQAQLRELYGFNRSLPEQFALWVWRALQGDLGVSIASNRPVATEVLTAVGNTLRLAVVATTIGFVLGCLFGFVAGYFRNSWIDRLASMLSVMGVSVPHYWLGMVMVIVFSSQLAWLPGTGAGPAGSGDWSWDWGHLQFLVLPALTMSVIPMGIIARTVRALVADILDQEFIVGLRAKGLTHTGVFFHMLKNAAPTALAVMGLQLGYLLGGSILIETVFSWPGTGFLLNSAIFQRDLPLLQGTILVLALFFVLLNFLVDVLQTLLDPRIART; this is translated from the coding sequence ATGCAGCGTTACCTGTTAAGCCGTGTTTTATATGCCTTGCCCATCATGCTCGGCGTGGCTTTTGTGTGCTTTGCGCTGGTGCATCTGGCGCCGGGTGACCCCCTGATGTCGATCCTGCCGCCCGATGCGTCAGCCGAGCTGCAGGCGCAACTGCGCGAGCTTTATGGCTTCAACCGTTCCCTGCCCGAACAGTTTGCGCTGTGGGTCTGGCGTGCGCTGCAAGGCGACCTGGGGGTGTCCATTGCCAGTAACCGCCCGGTGGCGACCGAGGTGTTGACTGCGGTCGGCAATACGCTGCGGCTCGCCGTGGTTGCCACCACCATCGGTTTTGTACTGGGTTGCCTGTTCGGCTTCGTGGCCGGCTACTTCCGCAATTCCTGGATAGACCGCCTGGCGTCCATGCTGTCGGTGATGGGCGTCAGCGTGCCGCACTACTGGCTGGGCATGGTCATGGTGATCGTGTTTTCTTCCCAGCTCGCGTGGCTGCCCGGGACCGGTGCCGGTCCCGCAGGCTCGGGGGACTGGTCTTGGGACTGGGGGCACCTTCAGTTCCTGGTGCTGCCCGCGCTGACGATGTCAGTCATTCCCATGGGCATCATTGCGCGCACCGTGCGTGCGCTGGTGGCCGACATCCTCGATCAGGAGTTTATTGTCGGCCTGCGTGCCAAAGGCCTGACCCACACAGGCGTATTTTTTCACATGCTGAAGAACGCGGCGCCCACTGCCCTTGCCGTCATGGGGCTGCAACTGGGTTACCTCCTCGGCGGCTCGATTCTCATAGAAACCGTTTTCTCCTGGCCGGGTACCGGCTTCTTGTTGAATTCTGCAATTTTTCAACGCGACCTACCGCTGCTGCAGGGAACCATCCTCGTCCTTGCGCTCTTCTTTGTACTGCTCAATTTTCTGGTCGATGTATTGCAGACCCTGCTCGACCCGCGTATTGCACGCACCTGA
- a CDS encoding ABC transporter permease, whose amino-acid sequence MAALTASSSADAGISSASAAPAMPSASLPAQRSRGYWTAAMLRFVHDPVAVGAVLVVLMLIAMAIFGPWLAPADPYDASMLKRLKPIGTAGLPLGSDELGRDMLSRLIMGARLSLFIGITPVILAFFTGSVIGIVAGYAGGIVNTAIMRTIDVFYAFPSVLLAIALSGVLGAGVVNSLISLTIVFIPQIARVAESVTTQVRGRDYVEAARASGANAFTIVRVHVLGNVLGPIFVYATSLIAVSMILASGLSFLGLGVKPPEPEWGLMLNTLRTALYVQPWVAALPGVMIFITSIAFNILSDGLRSAMDNKG is encoded by the coding sequence ATGGCGGCATTGACAGCTTCCTCTTCCGCTGATGCAGGCATTTCCAGTGCTTCAGCGGCCCCGGCGATGCCGTCGGCAAGCCTGCCCGCGCAACGCTCGCGGGGCTACTGGACGGCGGCAATGCTGCGCTTTGTGCATGACCCGGTGGCGGTCGGTGCCGTGCTTGTCGTGCTGATGCTGATTGCGATGGCCATCTTCGGCCCCTGGCTGGCACCGGCTGATCCCTACGACGCGTCCATGCTGAAACGGCTCAAGCCGATCGGCACGGCAGGCTTGCCGCTGGGCAGCGACGAGCTTGGCCGCGATATGCTGTCGCGCCTGATCATGGGTGCGCGGCTGTCACTCTTCATCGGCATCACGCCGGTAATCCTCGCATTTTTCACGGGCTCGGTGATCGGAATCGTGGCGGGCTATGCGGGCGGTATCGTCAACACCGCCATCATGCGCACGATTGATGTGTTCTATGCCTTTCCCTCGGTGCTGCTCGCGATTGCGCTTTCAGGCGTGCTGGGAGCGGGCGTTGTCAATTCGCTGATCTCGCTGACCATTGTGTTTATTCCGCAAATCGCGCGCGTCGCGGAGAGCGTAACCACCCAGGTGCGCGGACGCGACTACGTCGAGGCGGCGCGTGCATCGGGCGCCAATGCGTTCACCATCGTGCGGGTGCATGTTCTCGGCAACGTGCTGGGGCCGATTTTTGTCTACGCCACCAGCCTGATTGCCGTGTCGATGATCCTGGCTTCGGGCCTGTCGTTCCTCGGTCTGGGCGTGAAGCCGCCCGAGCCCGAGTGGGGACTGATGCTCAATACGCTGCGAACAGCGCTGTATGTCCAGCCGTGGGTCGCCGCGCTTCCGGGGGTGATGATCTTCATCACATCCATTGCATTCAATATTCTGTCCGACGGTCTGCGTTCGGCCATGGACAACAAGGGCTGA
- a CDS encoding ABC transporter ATP-binding protein: protein MQQTPDVGGPAQPLLTIRGLQKHFAIKGGPLGGGGDVVRAVDGIDFEVLKGETLGVVGESGCGKSTTARLMMQLIEPTAGEVIFDGRSVGGRDLPVKEFHRQVQMVFQDSYASLNPRLTIEDSVAFGPQVHGVSRAEAVIRARDLLARVGLEPQRFAERYPHELSGGQRQRVNIARALALQPRMVILDEAVSALDKSVEAQVINLLLDLKAEFGLTYVFISHDLNVVRYISDRVMVMYLGQVSEIGPSDALYDKPQHPYTRALLSSIPSMDPDHRTEEAALAGDPPNPINPPSGCRFHPRCDMVAPVCSQRVPARVAVGTRQAVSCLMYEPGSGHPSAPQLALAA, encoded by the coding sequence ATGCAACAAACACCTGATGTCGGCGGTCCGGCCCAGCCCCTGCTCACTATCCGCGGGCTGCAAAAGCACTTTGCGATCAAGGGCGGGCCGCTCGGCGGGGGCGGCGACGTGGTGCGTGCGGTGGATGGTATCGATTTCGAAGTGCTCAAGGGCGAAACGCTTGGCGTGGTCGGCGAATCGGGCTGCGGCAAATCGACAACTGCGCGGCTCATGATGCAGTTGATTGAGCCGACGGCTGGTGAAGTCATTTTTGACGGGCGGTCGGTGGGCGGCCGCGATTTGCCGGTCAAGGAGTTCCATCGCCAGGTGCAGATGGTGTTTCAGGACAGCTATGCCTCCCTGAATCCGCGTCTCACGATTGAGGACTCCGTGGCGTTTGGGCCGCAGGTGCATGGTGTATCTCGCGCGGAGGCGGTGATCCGGGCCCGTGATCTGTTGGCGCGTGTGGGCCTGGAGCCGCAGCGCTTTGCCGAGCGCTATCCGCACGAGCTCTCGGGCGGCCAACGTCAGCGGGTCAATATTGCACGTGCGCTGGCGCTGCAGCCGCGCATGGTCATTCTTGACGAGGCGGTTTCGGCGCTCGACAAATCGGTCGAGGCCCAGGTGATCAATCTGCTGCTTGACCTGAAGGCCGAGTTTGGCCTGACCTACGTCTTCATCAGTCACGACCTCAACGTGGTGCGCTACATCAGCGACCGGGTCATGGTGATGTACCTGGGCCAGGTGTCGGAGATTGGGCCTTCGGATGCGCTCTACGACAAGCCCCAGCACCCCTACACCCGCGCATTGCTGTCCTCCATTCCGTCGATGGACCCTGACCACCGCACGGAAGAAGCGGCGCTGGCCGGCGACCCGCCCAACCCGATCAATCCGCCTTCAGGGTGCCGTTTTCATCCGCGCTGCGACATGGTGGCGCCGGTCTGCAGCCAGCGTGTGCCGGCGCGGGTCGCTGTTGGCACCCGGCAGGCGGTCAGTTGCCTGATGTACGAGCCGGGCAGTGGTCATCCTTCAGCGCCGCAGCTGGCCCTGGCGGCCTAA
- a CDS encoding ABC transporter substrate-binding protein: MSTHTLPSTPAKRHFACSLAPASALSLALAATLGLTATVALAQEKTLRIAMTAADIPRTLGQPDQGFEGNRFTGIPIYDSLTQWDLSKANAPSVLIAGLATSWAVDAKDKTKWVFKLRPGVKFHDGSAFNADAVVWNVAKVFDKEAPQFDPSQVGVTASRMPTLRSARKIDDMTVEFTTSEPDSFLPINLTNLFMASPAQWDAKLKAVPASVTAPAERSKAAWTAFAADPAGSGPFKVTRFVARERLELAAHKTYWDARRVPKIDKVVMLPMPEANARTAALLGGQVDWIEAPAPDAMPQIKQRGFTIYSNAQPHVWPWQLSFAEGSPWLDKRVRQAANLCVDRGGLSQLLGGMMAEPKGTVPPGHPWWGNPKFDIKYDVKGAQALMTQAGFSAAKPVKVKVQISASGSGQMQPLPMNEFMQQSLKQCFFDVQFDVIEWNTLFTNWRKGAKDPSANGANAVNVSFAAMDPFFAMVRFVSTKTFPPVSNNWGYYGNADVDKLVADARTSFDEKSRDAALARLHAHIVEDAPFVWVAHDVGPRAMSAKVKNVVQPKSWFIDIATMTMD; this comes from the coding sequence ATGAGTACCCACACGCTGCCGTCCACGCCCGCCAAACGCCATTTCGCCTGCTCATTGGCTCCTGCATCGGCACTTTCGTTGGCGCTGGCCGCCACACTTGGCCTGACGGCCACCGTTGCGCTGGCGCAGGAAAAAACGTTGCGTATCGCGATGACTGCCGCCGATATCCCGCGCACATTGGGTCAGCCCGACCAGGGCTTTGAGGGCAATCGCTTTACAGGTATCCCGATTTACGACTCGCTCACCCAATGGGATCTTTCCAAGGCCAATGCACCCAGCGTGCTGATCGCCGGGCTCGCGACCTCCTGGGCGGTGGATGCCAAGGACAAGACCAAGTGGGTCTTCAAGTTGCGCCCTGGCGTCAAGTTCCATGACGGCTCGGCCTTCAATGCCGATGCGGTGGTGTGGAATGTGGCCAAGGTGTTCGACAAAGAGGCGCCGCAGTTCGACCCGAGCCAGGTGGGGGTGACTGCTTCGCGCATGCCAACGCTGCGCAGCGCACGCAAAATTGACGACATGACGGTCGAGTTCACCACCAGTGAGCCCGACTCATTCCTGCCCATCAATCTGACCAACCTGTTCATGGCCTCGCCCGCCCAGTGGGATGCCAAGCTGAAGGCCGTTCCTGCCAGCGTGACTGCTCCGGCAGAACGCTCGAAGGCGGCGTGGACCGCCTTTGCTGCTGATCCAGCCGGCTCCGGCCCTTTCAAGGTAACCCGCTTTGTCGCGCGCGAACGGCTTGAGCTGGCGGCCCATAAAACTTATTGGGATGCCAGGCGCGTGCCCAAAATCGACAAGGTCGTGATGTTGCCCATGCCCGAGGCCAATGCCCGCACGGCCGCTCTGCTCGGTGGCCAGGTTGACTGGATCGAAGCGCCGGCACCCGACGCCATGCCGCAGATCAAGCAGCGCGGCTTCACTATCTACTCCAACGCTCAGCCCCACGTCTGGCCGTGGCAGCTCTCATTCGCCGAGGGATCGCCCTGGCTCGACAAGCGCGTGCGCCAGGCGGCCAATCTTTGCGTGGACCGTGGTGGCCTGTCGCAACTTCTGGGTGGCATGATGGCCGAACCCAAGGGCACCGTGCCGCCCGGCCACCCGTGGTGGGGCAATCCGAAGTTCGACATCAAATATGACGTGAAGGGGGCGCAGGCCCTCATGACGCAAGCCGGTTTTTCGGCGGCCAAACCCGTCAAGGTGAAGGTGCAGATATCAGCCTCGGGCTCGGGTCAGATGCAGCCTCTGCCCATGAACGAGTTCATGCAGCAATCGCTCAAGCAGTGCTTTTTTGACGTGCAGTTTGATGTGATCGAGTGGAACACGCTGTTCACCAACTGGCGCAAGGGGGCCAAGGATCCCTCGGCCAACGGGGCCAACGCGGTCAATGTCAGCTTTGCAGCCATGGACCCCTTCTTTGCCATGGTGCGCTTCGTGAGCACCAAAACCTTCCCGCCAGTTTCAAACAACTGGGGCTACTATGGCAATGCGGATGTCGACAAACTGGTGGCTGACGCGCGTACCAGCTTCGATGAAAAGTCGCGCGACGCGGCGCTTGCCAGGCTCCACGCCCATATCGTGGAAGATGCGCCCTTTGTCTGGGTCGCGCACGACGTCGGTCCGCGCGCCATGTCTGCAAAGGTCAAGAACGTGGTGCAGCCCAAAAGCTGGTTTATTGACATCGCCACCATGACGATGGACTGA
- a CDS encoding helix-turn-helix domain-containing protein translates to MIKCHLSKLMGERKLKISDVARDTGLHRNTVTLLYQETATRIDIEAMDALCRYFSVRVGDLFEFIDNSTPA, encoded by the coding sequence TTGATTAAGTGCCACTTGTCCAAGTTGATGGGGGAGCGAAAGCTCAAGATCAGCGATGTGGCGCGCGATACAGGATTGCATCGGAACACCGTCACGCTGCTCTACCAGGAGACAGCCACCCGGATCGATATCGAAGCAATGGATGCCCTGTGCAGATACTTCAGTGTTCGCGTGGGGGATCTCTTTGAGTTCATTGACAACTCAACCCCAGCATAG
- a CDS encoding site-specific integrase — protein MGSIRRLESQGTLFMDFRYAGQRLREYTMLPDMPANRKRLQKALDRIETDIALGTFDYEKTFGKPLPQPEPKTKDGSVDRTARSDGLPVLSRNGTPLFGEFAQQWFTEVEVSWRRSYRITQKGALDKYLLPFFGDKEVGHITKADVLAFRASLAKVTTRKSQGTLSNRRVNAVMKPLRQILNEAADRFEFNSAFRNIKPLKMKRSDVQPFTLDEVELILNTVRVDYRNYFNVRFFTGMRTGEAHGLKWKYVDFERRLILVRESIVLNEEDELKTDGSVRDIHMSQVVYDALKAQYQAAGEFSEYVFCSRSGQPINNQNFLNRVWNPLLRHLGLEHRRAYQMRHTAATLWLASGEAPEWIARQLGHTSTEMLFRVYSRYVPNLTRQDGSAMERLLASRMSTGANVRADNPPAPVNKVVPQPLPKLRGITGGRATRPKSGRTNVLPDYFGDAEPQPPPAWHRAPVNGTGPRHA, from the coding sequence ATGGGTAGTATTCGCCGGCTTGAAAGCCAGGGAACGCTGTTCATGGACTTCCGATATGCGGGACAGCGTCTGCGTGAGTACACGATGCTCCCGGATATGCCTGCCAACCGCAAGCGCCTCCAAAAAGCCCTGGATCGCATCGAAACCGACATAGCCCTCGGCACCTTCGATTACGAGAAAACTTTCGGCAAGCCCTTGCCGCAACCAGAACCCAAGACAAAAGACGGCTCGGTAGATCGCACCGCCCGATCCGACGGACTCCCGGTGCTCTCCCGCAACGGCACACCGCTCTTCGGGGAGTTTGCCCAGCAATGGTTCACGGAAGTGGAGGTGAGCTGGCGGCGCAGCTACCGCATCACCCAGAAAGGAGCGCTGGACAAGTACCTCCTCCCGTTTTTTGGGGACAAAGAGGTCGGCCACATCACCAAGGCAGACGTACTGGCTTTTCGGGCATCACTCGCCAAAGTTACCACCCGAAAAAGCCAGGGAACACTGTCCAATCGACGCGTCAATGCGGTGATGAAACCGCTGCGCCAGATCCTCAACGAAGCCGCCGACCGGTTTGAGTTTAATTCCGCTTTCAGGAATATCAAACCGCTCAAGATGAAACGCAGCGATGTACAGCCGTTCACCCTGGACGAGGTTGAACTGATCCTGAACACGGTGAGGGTGGATTACCGGAACTACTTCAACGTCAGATTCTTCACCGGCATGCGTACCGGAGAAGCGCATGGGCTGAAGTGGAAGTACGTCGACTTCGAGCGCCGCTTGATTCTGGTGCGTGAGTCGATCGTCCTGAATGAGGAAGATGAACTCAAGACGGACGGTAGTGTGCGTGACATTCATATGAGCCAGGTGGTGTATGACGCCCTGAAGGCCCAGTACCAGGCCGCCGGGGAGTTTTCAGAATACGTTTTCTGTAGCCGGTCCGGCCAACCGATCAACAACCAGAATTTTTTGAACCGGGTATGGAACCCTTTGCTGCGGCATCTGGGACTGGAACACCGCCGGGCTTACCAGATGCGCCATACGGCGGCCACCTTGTGGCTGGCCTCCGGCGAGGCGCCGGAATGGATCGCACGTCAGCTTGGCCACACCAGCACAGAGATGCTGTTCCGGGTCTATAGCCGCTATGTGCCCAACCTGACTCGCCAGGACGGCTCCGCCATGGAACGGCTGCTGGCGAGTCGCATGTCGACGGGTGCCAATGTCCGGGCAGACAACCCGCCTGCACCGGTCAACAAGGTTGTGCCGCAGCCCCTACCCAAACTGCGTGGCATCACTGGAGGCCGTGCCACCCGTCCGAAATCGGGACGCACCAATGTACTTCCCGATTACTTCGGTGACGCAGAACCCCAGCCACCGCCCGCTTGGCACAGGGCTCCAGTCAACGGCACCGGTCCCCGGCACGCTTGA
- a CDS encoding IclR family transcriptional regulator, with protein MTSTIRQPPAVSSLFNQSLEKGLAVLRAFDAAHRTLTLAELATLTGMSKGSAQRTVHTLQQLGYVGKHPQTRRFQLLPRVIEIGFNYLAAHPLIRVANPYLSQLANASGETASLTEPVGLDMVYVAQLVTSKFIPVHTPVGMRIPMYCTSSGRAWLSALPDAQVRAVLEASTRVARTPYTLTDVDAILARVAACRQVGYASNCEELFLGDMGIGAPILDSNGQAVAAVHLSPPTSRWTMEEAQRKLSPMVIECARAISQSIAH; from the coding sequence ATGACATCCACAATCCGTCAACCGCCTGCCGTCAGTTCGCTGTTCAACCAGTCCCTTGAAAAAGGGCTGGCGGTTCTGCGCGCCTTTGATGCTGCACACCGGACGTTGACGTTGGCCGAGCTGGCTACGCTGACCGGCATGAGCAAAGGGTCGGCACAGCGCACCGTGCACACGCTGCAGCAACTGGGTTATGTGGGCAAGCACCCGCAAACACGGCGCTTTCAGCTGCTTCCCAGGGTGATAGAAATCGGCTTTAACTACCTAGCTGCGCATCCTTTGATACGCGTGGCCAATCCTTATCTTTCGCAGCTCGCCAATGCCAGCGGCGAGACGGCCAGCCTCACCGAGCCGGTAGGGCTGGACATGGTCTACGTGGCCCAGTTGGTCACCTCCAAGTTCATTCCGGTGCATACGCCAGTGGGCATGCGAATTCCCATGTACTGCACCAGCTCTGGCAGGGCCTGGCTCAGCGCGCTGCCCGACGCTCAGGTACGGGCCGTCCTGGAGGCATCGACACGCGTGGCGCGCACACCGTACACGCTGACGGATGTCGACGCCATCCTTGCGCGTGTTGCGGCCTGCCGGCAGGTCGGTTATGCCAGCAACTGCGAGGAGTTGTTTCTGGGTGACATGGGCATCGGTGCACCGATTCTTGACAGCAACGGACAGGCCGTCGCGGCTGTCCACCTTTCCCCGCCGACGAGCCGCTGGACGATGGAAGAGGCACAGAGAAAGTTGTCGCCCATGGTGATCGAGTGCGCACGGGCTATCTCGCAGTCCATCGCGCATTAA
- a CDS encoding Zn-dependent hydrolase, which produces MDTGVTPRIDATRLWQSLMDLAQIGATPKGGVRRLALTDEDRQGRDLVARWCREAGLEVRIDEVGNMFARRAGRDPQARAVATGSHIDTQPSGGKFDGNYGVLAGLEVMRTLDDLGIETRAPLEVVVWTNEEGSRFTPVMMGSGAFAGLFNPDFVHTQKDRAGISVGDELQRIGYRGTQPCGAVPGGMFAAYFEAHIEQGPVLEAQGLPIGIVSGALGQQWYDVTVTGMDAHAGPTPMELRRDAMLAAARMVEAVNRIALDEAPHGRGTVGFVQVQPNSRNVIPGCVQFSVDFRNPSQGGLDRMDAAMHAQFTRIAGDGKVAVEIRQVVKFEPCLFDSACVASVRRAAQALGLPHMDVVSGAGHDAVYVAGVAPAGMIFVPCKDGISHNEIEDALPEHIAAGANVLLLAMLERAQ; this is translated from the coding sequence ATGGATACAGGCGTCACCCCCCGAATCGATGCAACCCGGCTGTGGCAGTCGCTCATGGACCTGGCCCAGATTGGTGCAACGCCCAAAGGTGGTGTGCGGCGCCTTGCCCTGACCGATGAAGACCGGCAAGGCCGCGACCTGGTCGCTCGCTGGTGCCGCGAGGCCGGACTGGAAGTGCGCATCGACGAAGTGGGCAACATGTTTGCCCGTCGCGCTGGACGGGACCCGCAAGCGCGGGCCGTTGCCACGGGCAGTCATATCGACACCCAGCCATCCGGCGGCAAGTTCGACGGCAACTATGGTGTGCTGGCCGGCCTGGAGGTGATGCGCACGCTCGACGATTTGGGTATTGAGACCCGCGCGCCACTCGAAGTGGTGGTGTGGACCAACGAGGAAGGCTCACGTTTCACGCCGGTCATGATGGGTTCTGGTGCATTTGCCGGCCTATTCAATCCTGATTTTGTGCATACCCAGAAAGACAGGGCGGGCATCTCCGTCGGCGACGAGTTGCAACGCATCGGTTACCGCGGCACCCAGCCCTGCGGCGCCGTGCCGGGGGGCATGTTTGCCGCTTACTTTGAGGCGCACATTGAGCAGGGGCCAGTGCTGGAGGCGCAGGGACTGCCCATCGGCATCGTGAGCGGCGCCCTGGGGCAGCAGTGGTATGACGTGACGGTGACGGGTATGGATGCCCATGCCGGTCCCACCCCGATGGAACTGCGCCGTGATGCCATGCTGGCTGCGGCACGCATGGTGGAAGCAGTCAATCGCATTGCGCTCGACGAGGCACCGCATGGGCGCGGCACCGTGGGGTTTGTGCAGGTGCAGCCGAACTCCCGCAACGTGATCCCCGGGTGCGTCCAGTTTTCGGTCGATTTCCGCAATCCCTCGCAGGGCGGGCTTGACCGCATGGATGCCGCGATGCACGCGCAATTCACACGCATTGCCGGCGATGGCAAGGTGGCCGTGGAAATTCGCCAGGTGGTGAAGTTTGAGCCCTGCCTGTTTGACAGCGCTTGCGTTGCGAGCGTGCGCCGCGCGGCGCAAGCGCTGGGGCTACCGCATATGGACGTGGTCAGCGGCGCCGGGCACGACGCCGTCTATGTCGCTGGCGTGGCACCTGCCGGCATGATCTTTGTGCCCTGCAAAGACGGCATCAGCCACAACGAAATCGAGGACGCCCTGCCCGAACACATTGCCGCCGGGGCCAACGTGTTGCTGCTGGCCATGCTGGAGCGGGCGCAGTGA